Part of the Babylonia areolata isolate BAREFJ2019XMU chromosome 4, ASM4173473v1, whole genome shotgun sequence genome, tgtatctttctctatctctgtctctctctgtgtgcatctttctctatctctgtctctgtgtgtgtgcatctttctctgtctctgtctctctttctgtgtatctttctctatctctgtctctctctgtgtgcatctttctctatctctgtctctgtgtgtgtgtgcatctttctctgtctctgtctgtctctctgtgtgcatctttctctgtctctgtctctgtctctctctgtgtgcatctttctctgtctctgtctctgtctctctgtgtgcatctttctctatctctgtctctgtgtgtgtgtgtgtgcatctttctctgtctctgtctgtctctctgtgtacatctttctctctctgtctctctgtgcatctttctctttctctatctctgtctctgtctctctgtgtgcatctttctctgtctctctctgtgtgcatctttctctgtctctgtctctctctgtgtgcatctttctctttctctgtctcagtctctgtgtgtgcatctttctctgtctctgtgtgtgcatctttctctatctctgtctgtgtgtgtgtgcatctttctctatctctgtctgtctcagtgtgtgtgcatctttctctatctctgtctgtctctgtgagcatctttctctatctctgtctctgtgtgtgtgtgcatctttctctgtctctgtctgtgtgtgtgtgtgtgtgcgtcattctctatctctgtctctgtgtgtgtgtgtgcatctttctctatctctgtctctctctgtgtgcatctttctctatctctgtctctgtgtgtgtgtgcatctttctctatctctgtgtgtgtgtgtgtgtgtgtgtgtgtgtgtgtgtgtgtgtgtgtacacatctttctctgtctctgtctgtgtgtgtgtgtgtgtgcatctttctctatctctgtctgtgtgtgtgtgcatctttctctatctctgtctgtctctgtgtgtgtgcatctttctctatctctgtctgtgtgtgtgtgcatctttctctatctctgtctgtctctgtgtgtgtgcatctttctctgtctctgtctgtgtgtgtgtgcatctttctctatctctgtctgtctctgtgtgtgtgcatctttctctatctctgtctgtgtgtgtgtgcatctttctctatctctgtctgtctctgtgtgtgtgcatctttttctgtctctgtctgtttctctgtgtgcatctttctctgtgtgtgtgtgtgtgtgtgtcgcggtgcGAGAacatgagtgcttgtgtgtgtgtgtgtgtgtgtgtgtgtgtgtgtgcgtgtgtgtgtatgtgtcgcggTGCGAGAacatgagtgcttgtgtgtgtgtgtgtgtgtgtgtgtgtgtgtgtgtgtgtgtgtgttggtgggtgagtgtgtgtgtgtgtgttggtgtgtgtgagtgtgtgtgtgtgtgtgtgtgtgtgtgcgtgcgagtgtgtgtgtgtgtgtgtgtttgtgtgtgtgtgtgtgtttctgtgtctgtgtgtttgttcatgtgcatACCTACTTTTCCAGACAAGaggccacaaaacaacaacaacaacaacaacaacaacagtaagaaacTGTTCCAGATATTTATCATCCTGACTTTCAAGTGACGGCATCAAGAGTACACTTCAGAGTACCACGGCACTCCGGCCGGCATCACGTCAGAACTGCGTAGCACGAAGATCGAGATTAGAATGTGATCGTGATCGTTATAGAAACataaatatacccagcatgcaccccctccccctcctccaccctcacacacacgcacacacacacacacacacacacacacacacacacacacacacacacactgccccagtCAAATTATCTTCAGGCTTCATATAAAAGTGCAACGTACTCGTATAGGTTATCATCATAAAGCATTTTCGAGGTGTATTCATCCAGACTCATCAACACGCACCGTGACGTTCGCacttttagaatagaatagaatagaatatgtctttattaccaagtgtaccggggtcacaagtaatattgggggtgtggggatgggggatagtACATACCAAGGTACGAACATCaatcaaaaatcacacacaaacacagatacagtagaaatttaggacacacacacacacacacacacacacacacacacacacacacacacacacacacacacacacacacattcactgccgacatggctacctacatggcggggtaaaaacactcatacacgtaaaaacccggctcgtgtacaaacgagtggaCTTGGGAcatgcagcccacggacgaagaagaagaaaagaacataataattattatggatGCGGAACGTATAAGCATTTTCGGGGTGTGTTCCACCCAGACTCTTCGAGACACACCCTGACGTTCGCAtttttcagtgcacacacacacgcgcacacacacacgcaccccccccccctcacccccccccacacacacacacaaacacacaacagactataaataaataaaaataaacgaacacacacacacacacgcacacacacacacaaacacacacacacacacacacacacgcacacacacacacacacgcacgcacacacacacgcacacacacacacatacacatgcacacacacacacacattcactgccgacatggctacctacatggcggggtagaaacgctcatacacgtaaaagctctaatatcacttaaagtggaagacgttaaactgaagactactactacacacacacacacagacgccccccccccccccccacgcccccccccccaccacacacacacacacacaaacacacacacgcacacaaacaccccccccccccacacacacacacacacaaacacacaatcaaaaacagaaaagcaaacacacacaaattccctcCAAAATGTTCCAGAACATCTGTACGCGACCATTGAacatattttaactctctccatacgaacggcgaaagagacgacgttaacagcgtttcaccccaattaccaccatcaaaatattgcaagtggaaggctcttatactgaagaggtgaatgttgacaaagaataccacaattctgacgacggaagctaaaggttgggtcattcagacacccactggacatccgaggggtctgtgtagaggagaagagaggactggccgtactgagtgagttaataaaagcGGCAAAAACGTAAGGCTttttgtgctgtatgtgtgtgtgtgtctccactcaGACTCTTCGAGACGCACCCGGACGTTCAGGACGCCTTCCAGCCCTTCCAGGGCCGCAGCCTGGAGGAGCTGAGGCACAGCCGGCAGCTGAAGGGCCACGTGCTGAAGGTGATGAACACTGTGGAGAAGTGCCTGGCCCGCATCCACGAGCCCGACAAGCTGGAGTCGCTCCTGCACGACCTGGGAGCCAAGCACCTGCTGTACAATGCCCGCATCGATTACATCGACGTgagtttggtttgttggtttttttgggttggttgtcgttgttgttgtcgttgttgttgtcgtcgttgttgttgttgtagttattgttgttcttggtgtcgtcgacgttgttgttgttgttgttgttaatgttgtcgtcgtcgttgttgttgtggttgttcgtgttgttgttgtcattgttgttgttgatgtcgtagttgttgttgttctcgacgttgttgttgtcgttgttgtggtagttgttgttgtttatgttgttgatgttgtgttcgttgttatcgtcgtcgttgttgttgttgttgttgttggccttgttgatgttattgttattgttgccgttgttgttgttgttgttcttgttggcgttattgttgtcgtcgttgttgttgttaatgttgttgtcgtccttgttgttgttgtcgtcgttgttgttgttgttaatgatgttgtcgtcgtcgttgttgttgtcgttgctggaGTCTCTTTTGCTCGACCTGGGCGCCAAGGACCTGTTGTACAATGCCCGCATCCATTACATCTAcgtgtgtttgctttgttgttgatgtttgttgctgttgatggttgatggcgttgttgtcgtcgtcgttgttgttgtcgttgctggaGTCTCTCCACCAATGCCCGCATCGATTACATCGAcgtgagtttgttttgttgttgtttgttgctgttgttcttttttcagtacgccaagtgcgtgcgcgttgggttacggctgctggtcaggcatctgcttggcagatgtggtgtagcgtatatggatttgtccgaacgcagtgacgcctccttgagctactgaaactgaaactgagctactgaaactgaaactgaaacaagtgcgtgctgcacacgggggcctCAGATTATTGTCTTATCtggatgactagacgctcagatcgttttcccagtcaaacttgggagacagggcaAGAGcgggggattcttcttcttcttcttcttctgcgttcggacatatccatatacgctacaccacatgtagccgactctgcttttcccgcattggccttgtcagccatgagcgtgcctgcatcagacgtggacaacgcccttcctagatcttcgtcagcgaagccaggccatgacacCACATGTGCTAGATAGATGCCTGACatcagcataactcaacgcgctagtcaggtcttgagtgtatGCATTTGTATCTGTGCACgtatcagaatggatttcctcttcagaatttagccagaggacaacgcttttgttgccgtgagttctttttcagtgcgccaagtgcgtgctgcacaagtgacctcgggttatcgtctcatccgaatgactagacgctcagtttgattttcctgccaAACTTTGCGAGAAAaggcgagagtgggaatcgaactcagaccctcagggactgtattggtagataagcgtcttaaccattctgccaccttcttcctgatTTTGCGCTTAGCGTCTGTCTTATGTCTTCCGCTTAtgtcttatctgtgtgtgtgtgtgtgtgtgtgtgtgtgtgtgtgtgtgtgtgtgtgtgtgtgtgtgtttaggaataATAATTTACTAATGTCAGTCTGGTcgtgtgtgttgcagctcataGGGCCCCAGTTCATCTACGCTGTACAGCCGGCGATGGGCGATTTGTGGACCCCAGAAATAGAGTCCGCCTGGGCAGATCTCTTCCGCCTCATCAGCCACATCATGAAGGAGGCCATGGTCTTCTGATGATGGCTTCCACCACGATGCCAACGACGCGGACAcacgataaacaacaacaacaacaacaataacaacagacaaaCCGTGCAGGCCGAGGGAGATGGCATATGTTAGAGTGTGTGGAATTGGAAAGGGGAGGTGTCATTGCTTTTTGAGCAGTGGAGGATGGACATCACATgcgttgtttgttttctgtgtatctgtgagaaaaaaacaacaactttgttcCATAAAAGAGTGGTCTTACAactgacgcacgcacgtacgtacgtacttgcgCACGCGTGCAGCTGGGGAACGTTAAGTTGTGTTTTGAGCGTTTGGGTTGATGTTTGTGCAGGGTTATGCATGTGAgttgtcattttagtgtttaaatgcatattTTACACGTCGGTTTTGTACAAggggaccatctagtcatcctgggggtgggtgtgttgggctctgtgggtgcgcagatgtcggatcaggccaatccgcgcccggaaggttctgacgcagtgtggacaggggatggtggctgctgtcggggacttgctggcacgcttttcctggcctgtctgcgttgctctgctgcagcgattctgttggcctcacaggatttggcgcctttgtggatagctgaacgccactttggtctgtccactgcattcagctcccatgtgtcgtggctgatgttgaaggccttcagagaagctttcagagtgtctttgaagcgcttcttttggcctccatgggagcgcttgccatgctggagttcgccgtacagcagtttcttggggagccggtggtctggcatgcgaactacatggcctgcccagcgcagctgggcctgcatcaagatggtgtagatgctggacaagtttgcacgagtgagcacctctgtgtcagggatcttctcttgccactttatgccgagaagttttctgaggctggtggtgtggaagtggttcagctttttggcgtggcgtttgtagaccgtccatgattcacattcatagagcagtgtggtgagaactatggccttgtatactttgagcttcgtctccagggtgatgcctctcctgttccaaacgttcttatggagtctgccgagggcagcgctggctttggcgagtctggcattcacctcgtcgtcgatgacaactgtgcgagagtgtactgcccaggtatgtgaacttgtccacggcgttcagtcgttgcccgttgatgaatatgtttggttcaacgtaaggctttcctgaagctggctggtgcatcacctcagtcttctttgtgttgattgtgaggccaaagttgtcacaggcagcagagaacttgtcgacgctgtgttgcatgtcagcttcagaggaagcgttgagagcgcagtcatcagcaaacaggaagtcattgacggtgtctgtcctcaccttggtttttgcttgaagcctcctgaggttgaagagtgagccatctgtgcggtacctgatgccaatgcctacatcagcatctctgaaggcatctgtcagcatggctgaaaacatgagactgaacagggtgggggcaagaacacacccttgcttgactccgttggagacagggaatggttctgaagtctctctgttgtcttggactcgggccagcatcccatcgtgtagttgccgtatgatggtgatgaattttCTGGGACATCCAttcttcgccatgattctccaaaggccatctctgctaacagtatcgaaggccttggtcagatcgacataggtggagtaaaagtcggcgttctgttcctgacacttctcctggagctgcctggcagcaaacaccatgtcgatagtcccgcgttctttccggaagcc contains:
- the LOC143281477 gene encoding neuroglobin-like, producing MAFGCDEAYSQILRGLPEERPQLTARQKEIVMESWEVIQRDISRVGVVMFMGLFETHPDVQDAFQPFQGRSLEELRHSRQLKGHVLKVMNTVEKCLARIHEPDKLESLLHDLGAKHLLYNARIDYIDLIGPQFIYAVQPAMGDLWTPEIESAWADLFRLISHIMKEAMVF